The genomic interval aaattttcaaatgtttgtacCTGAAGTCAACCATCTAAATTCTCATTTAGATGCTTAAATAAAAGTCTTGTGATTTTCTTTGGTGCAGAACATCCACAACTactgctgaagtcaacaggGGCTAATGGTCAGGCCTGATTTTAGGAGGCATACACCTTTTACACGGCTAACGAGCAACTCCAAGTTTGAAAACACTGGCCTAAATACACGAACCACGGTCAGAGCCACAGGTTGATCCCAGTAATTTATCTCCTCAGGGCCTTTATATTATGATATACGACTTTAAAAGGCTGGTGCGGATCTTTTTAAATAGACATAAGTGACACAAAAATCATATTACTGTTTCCACAAACCATGTCCATCGTAACAGAGTCTGTATAAATACCGCCtgggtttgtggggttttttgggcGTCAGGGGGTTGTTTTTCACAGATTTGTGATAATCAAGACAATGCACAGTACACATCACTTGTGCAGTCATAAAACACATCACACATCTTCACCTGCTGTCTTTACATTTCTACATAGTAAATTCATTTGCACTTGTGATAAATAGAAGTGGTCAAGTAAAGGTCTATTAAGAGGATACTTGTCAGAATATCATGCAGACAGCTTGCAAAATACACATACTAAAagatcacttttaaaattcttgaatTGTTAAGCACGAAAATAATTACCTCATTCCATTACAGTACTGTGTAGAAACATGGAATAAGCAGCATTATCTTATTCCCAATAGAATAGATTATAACAActaattaagttaaaaaaattcaggCACCAAATGAATTATCCTGCAACATAGAACAGTATCTATATAGAGTGCTCTCCTTAATATACTACAAAACCAGCTGTGTGGcaatgtttttccatttcctattACGAGCATCTCATCACATTTCAAGACATCTTTGATGTTCCAACCTCACAGAACAAAAACGTTTTCTACTGGCCTTTACAGAAACTCATaatgcagaagagaaacttACCAAGAGAGAAAACCACTGTCTTATTATAGCTACTTCGACTGAAGGTAAATGTTCAATACACAAACTATGCTACCGCATTCCACTTTTACAGTGACGCTGAAAGTCCATATTTTAACGTGGGCTTCTCTCACTGTGTAAAAATTGAAATCAATGGCCAGTGAAATATTACTCTCTACCACAGGAGTCTCTTAGCTCTATTTTAGAGCTCCATTAATTAAATCATCTTCCATAAATTAAGTGTGTAATGTAGTGTTTCAGTCTCCCACACTAAATGAGAATttcaaagaattaaataataaagCTTATTTTAAGCAACCAACAGAGGGCCTGATGGCCTTCTAATAAAGTTATAACAAAACCGTACTCAATAAATTGTAGGGAAACTTTGGCTCAGTCTCTTTAAGATAATACATTTCTGTTACAGCTTCTTCTATATGTACTTGTCAACTTtataaaagggaaaacacaaaagGCATTTAACATCGTCATCCTGTTCTGCTCCTAACCACAGTGACTCTCTCCGATTATCTTCCAGGTGGGGGCAACAGTAAGCCAGTTTTCTTTAATCCAGATTGTGTCCTTCTGCATCAGGGAGCACAGAAACCAGGGTACGCTCCCGACAGAGGCGAGGAGGAGCGCACCCCCCAGTCTCagagccccagctccccagggaggCCCTTCGAGACACCTTTGCTAGAGAGACACGTCCTGCCCTCCCTCCACAGCGGCCGGACCCTCCGCGGCCCCTCGCCCGGTCACCCTGCAGACCATCCCCGCCACCTCGGACTGTGCCAGAGCCGCGgggctggcctggctgcagggcCCACCATGCcaccctggcagggctggggcctGGGCCTGGGGCCTGCCGCCCCCCGCCACCACGGCAGGCGCCAGGCCCAGAGCTGGCGGGCCCGTCACACCCAGGAGAGCCACGGCCTCGCCCGTGTTCTCCCCCCGCTGCTGCCCACCCGCCTCTCGGCCGGGTCGGGGCTAACACCAACCAAAGGAGGGGTACCTGCGAGCAGGGGCCGCGGCCGAACCGCTCCTGGGCCGGGCAGGGCCGCCCGGCCGCGCTCTCCCCTCacggcggcgcggggggggggggggggggggggggcggaccCCGCGTCCCCTCACAGTCCGCTCCGCGCCTGCCTGCCTCccgcccagcccagcccagcccggccctcagcgcccgccgccgcccggccccgctccgccggcGCTACGTGTCGCTCCTGCGGGCGGCCGCCGCTCGGCCCCGCGGGGTGCCGTTGGCGGTCGCCCCGCCGCTCGCTGCCGCCGCCTCGGGCCGGTACTTCAGCCAGCAGATGAGCCATGTGACGACGACGGAGAAGAGGGCGAGGATGCTGGCCACCGACAGGCAGATGGGCCCCACCGGCGACGGCGAGGCCGAGGCGCCGGGCCCGGCGTCGCCGCCGTACTGGTTGACGAAGATGAGGCCGGTGAAGAGCAGCACCACCATGGAGAGGAAGGAGACGACGACGCACACGCAGCCGGCGCTCAGCGCCGCCCGcttgcagctctggcagctctCGTAGCCGCCGCCCGAGgagcgcggcccggcccggccggcgggggcggcggccggcggggcgagggcggccgccgcctcccgggCGCggtgcgggcggcggggcggcagcggcggcaggcTGTCCTGGGGCAGCGGGTCGCGGGCCCGCAGCTGCGGCGGGCAGGCGGCGGCCAGCTTGGTGTTGACGGGGAGGCCGTGGACGCGGTGGTCGGGCAGCGCCGTGCGATGGCGGCAGAGCGGGCAGGCCAGGGAGCCGCCGGCCGACCggccgggccccggccccggctcagcggcggaggcggcggggggctgcTGGGCAGCCCGCAGGTGCAGCTGGCTCAGGCACTCCTGGCAGAAGGTGTGCAGGCACTCCAGCAGCTTGGGCGCCCGCCGCTCCAGGTCGAAGTAGTTGTAGCAGATCTTGCACTCGTAGTCCTCGTAGCtgggggcggccgccgccgcctcatcctcccgccgcccgccctgccCTACGCCGCCCTTCTGCGCCGGCTCGGCCATAACATCTCGCCGGAGGGGGACGGAGAGCCGCGGAAAGGCGGAGAGtcccgggccgcgccgcgccgcgcctgggaggcgggcggggagccgggggagccgcggccccgccgcctcctgGCCGCGCCCGCGGGCTGCGGCGCGgcgaaggagggagggagagggtcggcggctgcctgcctgcgccgcccgcccgccgcgctgGCGGCTGCCGGGGACTGCTGGCGGCTgccgcgggcggggggcgggatcggcgccgcccgcccccgggaGCGGCCGCCggtgcgcggcggcggggagcgcgccccggccggggcggcggcggcggggcccgtCTCCCGGCCCGCCTCGCCTGCGGCGCGGGCTCGCACCGGCCCCCGCGCCCAGGGGCCGCTGGAGAGGCGGGCGGCAGCGCGGTCGGTGCGGCCAGGATGCCGCATCCACAGGGCCTGCCGGCTGGCTGCGCCCCGGCGGCGTGCCCGCCTCCGCAACGGCAAGTCGGGCTGTCGGGGTCGGGCTTTTGCCGGCAGCCCCACCGCCCTGCAGCGGGGCTGCGGCGTCCTGCAGCCCCGGGTGCTGCGCTGGCTCTAGGAAACACAGGTGGAAAAGGCCGGGTAGCTTTTTAGTCctgaagtgcattttttttaagcGTTCCATTGATTTTAACAGTTTATGAGGATTCCCCAGTGTGATTATGCATTAGGACTAGCAGTTACGATTGCAAAACATTCGTTAGGTAGCGAACACTGCTTGCTAATCAAGGGTTAATATGGGAGGGCCCATACGCTGACAGGTTAACATCTGTTCAATACATTGCAGCTCGCAGGCTAACAcatattttgcttctcttcGGGAAGAACATTTTGTGCActgtgattttctttcattatgcACAGTGAAagtaaaaggtattttattctGGAAACCAGAGGCGGAAGGAGctactgatgtttttatttacatCCTGACATTGCTATAAGATTGAGAGCTTTTGTCCAGTTTAATGAAAAACCATTCAAACAATTAAGTGTTCATAGCTTCCAATGTCATATGTTAAACAGTCTGATAGATTTCACTAAATCAAATTCTGCTCTGTCACATCAGGGAAGTCTGGAGTAACTCTATTATCTTCAGGTGGCACAGGCCataaaagtaattatttgtCTTTGTAGTTCTGAAAATGGTCTTGCGGGTGGGGATAGCTCTAGGCAGGTAAGGCCGGTGTTTCAGGCACACCACATCGCCATGCCGTGTTGCTAAAGCTGCATCTTGGGAACGTCAGCTCTGGACTGAGAGCTGTCTCAGCTCAGAcatcttcccctctcctctgcagtGTGACATGCTGTATCAGGTGTGCTTCACTGCAAATGCTAGGGGaacctccctctcctcctcagtATTGGACACTTCTTCCATCTGTCTGTGCTAGGATTTACTTTGTTCTTGAGCCCTGAGCATTCTTGAAGAGCCAAACAGAATGGGGAAACTGTTGTTTAGAAAGACTGACTTGTTGGCAAGATGAAAAGGCACATATTACTAAATCGTGGTGGCAGATCTGAAGATTCTCCATGACTCCTTGAACAATAAAACTAGCAAAAGAGGGAACTTCCTTAATGTTTTTCAGCTTAGCATAAACCGAAATAATGGGATAAAGTCAGAGAAAAGTAGGAACGTTCTCTGTACAGGGAGCCAGGTCCTTTTTGTAGTTTATCCTAGGAGATGATTTAAAGTCTGTTAAAAATCTAGGTTCAGTCtctgaaaagaataaagaaaatgactTTTGCTGTCACTGTCCATAGTGCACAGCTACTTGGGCATGTGGAGTCAAAAATCACCCCTTTTGAAAAGCCCACACTGGTTTGCAATCTCAGAGCTAATCTGCCCCTGTCACCTGGAGGACTTTTTCAGTGTCACTGTTTTCCTGGTGCTGCATATCATCCCTGATGAATTTGGAACGTTTTCATCTAACTCTGGTGTCTTCCATTTTTTACACTAAATCTCATCTCATTTACTCAGGTATTCTTCAATTCTTAAATGTATGTTTCTGGTGGCACCGCCCTTCCACTTAACGTTGTTGCCACTTTCATAACCCTACAActtctaattaattttcaaaacacGTGAAAGTCCTTAGATCCAAGcaaatctgaattaatttttcaagtaaaattttTTGAGGCACTGTATCAAATGCTTTAATAAGGTCCAGATACATCAGCTACGTTTCTGGTTCAAActgctttgcctctgtcttttgTGTTCTGAGTTTTCTTATCTGATGTGTATCTGCCTTGAGGTCAACTGAAACTCCACCtaataaatatatgaaagtCAGTGTTGGGAAAGCTTCCTGTAATTCTGGCATGAAAACTACACAGAATAGATGGCAAAGTTGAgcataactgaaaaataataataaaaaaaataagaatactAAATGCGAAATTAGGatgaaatttacattttttg from Gymnogyps californianus isolate 813 chromosome 10, ASM1813914v2, whole genome shotgun sequence carries:
- the LOC127020171 gene encoding RING finger protein 223, which encodes MAEPAQKGGVGQGGRREDEAAAAAPSYEDYECKICYNYFDLERRAPKLLECLHTFCQECLSQLHLRAAQQPPAASAAEPGPGPGRSAGGSLACPLCRHRTALPDHRVHGLPVNTKLAAACPPQLRARDPLPQDSLPPLPPRRPHRAREAAAALAPPAAAPAGRAGPRSSGGGYESCQSCKRAALSAGCVCVVVSFLSMVVLLFTGLIFVNQYGGDAGPGASASPSPVGPICLSVASILALFSVVVTWLICWLKYRPEAAAASGGATANGTPRGRAAAARRSDT